From a single Candidatus Lernaella stagnicola genomic region:
- a CDS encoding ABC transporter ATP-binding protein, whose translation MPSLIDVTDLQVHFATPRGPARAVDGVSFALAPGEIVGLVGESGCGKSVTALSLMGLLPAKGCRISGSVRWQGRELLGRSEDEWRALRGREIAMIFQDPMTSLNPVFTVGNQIGEVLTKRAGLPSRAARSRAAELLAEVGIDDAKQRLRAYPGQLSGGMRQRVMIAMAMAARPKLLIADEPTTALDVTTQAQVLRLIDELRRRTGAAVLFITHDLGVVAELCERVVVLYAGRMAETAPVGALFDTAAHPYTRGLLRAVRMMDKGGVEAAIPGRVAPATDYPAGCRFHPRCSEVMDVCRTNSPPVFRCGAAEVACWLHRETPADVRE comes from the coding sequence ATGCCCTCTCTGATCGACGTCACAGACCTCCAAGTTCATTTCGCTACACCCCGTGGACCGGCGCGCGCCGTGGATGGCGTGAGCTTCGCCCTAGCGCCGGGAGAAATCGTCGGGTTGGTGGGTGAGTCCGGTTGCGGCAAATCGGTGACGGCGCTTTCGCTCATGGGACTGCTACCTGCGAAGGGCTGCCGGATCAGCGGTTCCGTGCGCTGGCAGGGCCGCGAATTGCTCGGCCGCAGCGAAGATGAATGGCGCGCTCTACGCGGCCGAGAAATCGCGATGATTTTCCAGGATCCGATGACCAGCCTAAATCCCGTCTTCACCGTGGGCAATCAAATCGGCGAGGTCCTGACCAAGCGCGCGGGACTCCCTTCGCGGGCGGCAAGGTCTCGAGCCGCCGAGCTGTTGGCCGAGGTCGGCATCGACGATGCCAAACAACGTCTGCGCGCCTACCCCGGGCAACTTTCGGGCGGCATGCGGCAACGGGTGATGATCGCCATGGCGATGGCGGCCCGCCCGAAGCTGCTGATCGCCGACGAACCGACCACCGCGCTGGACGTGACGACCCAGGCGCAAGTGCTGCGCCTCATCGACGAGCTACGCCGCCGAACCGGCGCGGCAGTGTTGTTCATCACCCATGACTTGGGCGTGGTCGCCGAACTATGCGAACGCGTCGTCGTACTCTACGCCGGGCGCATGGCCGAGACAGCGCCGGTGGGGGCGTTATTCGACACGGCGGCACACCCGTACACGCGCGGCCTGCTTCGCGCCGTACGCATGATGGACAAGGGCGGCGTCGAAGCGGCCATTCCCGGGCGCGTCGCACCGGCCACCGACTACCCGGCCGGTTGCCGCTTTCACCCGCGTTGTTCGGAAGTGATGGATGTCTGCCGCACCAATTCGCCACCGGTGTTCCGATGTGGAGCCGCCGAAGTGGCTTGCTGGCTGCACCGCGAAACGCCCGCCGACGTCCGCGAGTAA
- a CDS encoding lipoprotein insertase outer membrane protein LolB produces MARSRLIALAVVCWLALACTPAKNVHGPETSLTGKEVARLLAAPAARVATLQAAGVAKFELLDSTLVAEMLLVVDRQAGMRLDLVSPFGTPILSTIVTPERVILLKFTRNVYVEGPANEDTSEQLLGMTIPPQLLTQVVLGGFVSEAKKWRPAAPNKDDDTTLEYFESGPWRAGLDAEKQRLRKLVRIGDNPVVVSWDSFKDIDGIDLPHEISIERTNERQRLVLKLGNVHINQNVDRDLLRPTPPPGWTVLRIGGTR; encoded by the coding sequence GTGGCTAGGAGCCGACTGATTGCACTGGCCGTCGTGTGTTGGCTGGCATTGGCATGCACGCCGGCCAAAAACGTACACGGGCCGGAGACTTCCCTGACGGGTAAAGAAGTCGCGCGACTTCTGGCCGCGCCCGCGGCGCGTGTGGCCACGCTGCAGGCGGCGGGTGTGGCGAAATTCGAATTACTGGATTCAACTCTCGTGGCCGAGATGTTGCTGGTTGTCGACCGGCAGGCCGGGATGCGCTTGGATTTGGTGTCGCCCTTCGGCACGCCGATCTTATCCACGATCGTGACGCCGGAACGGGTTATCTTGCTTAAATTCACCCGCAATGTGTACGTGGAAGGCCCGGCGAACGAGGACACGTCCGAACAACTCCTGGGCATGACGATCCCCCCGCAGCTACTGACTCAAGTCGTGCTGGGAGGGTTCGTCTCCGAGGCCAAAAAATGGCGGCCGGCGGCGCCGAATAAAGACGACGACACAACGCTGGAGTATTTCGAATCCGGTCCTTGGCGGGCCGGTTTGGACGCCGAGAAACAGCGCTTGCGAAAACTGGTCCGAATTGGCGACAATCCGGTGGTAGTTTCGTGGGACAGCTTCAAGGATATCGACGGCATCGACCTGCCCCACGAGATCTCTATCGAAAGAACCAATGAGCGGCAACGGCTTGTTTTAAAGTTAGGCAACGTTCACATAAACCAGAACGTGGACCGCGACCTTTTACGGCCGACGCCGCCGCCCGGATGGACGGTTTTGCGAATCGGCGGAACTCGCTGA
- a CDS encoding tetratricopeptide repeat protein, producing MKRFLPLMIALLLLTSACAATQVKPQTTPDAEQPNLSTKMRLLYHMSQGYLALEDGNAPLAFRHFEQLESMGVVVPEVSLIKATMLIQSGSLERAMTEIDHALEEAPEDTNLLLLKAGMLAATSENEKAIEVYEKVLDLEPDNEMAAVFLSALYEEMNRLNKAKRTLVKFTKKNLNAAHAFFSLGRMELDDDNFAAAKAAFVRTTELAPENAKAWVGVGFSCEGLGEREQAIHAYKQAVELDPSNRLLRRQLISLHLREHDPDAAMAETRRLELLGGASETRVTMAVVLYHQGQTAEALAELNLVLSQSPDNYQACYLAGICMARLNRIDEAIAQYRKIPTESAYFLDSRLNLATLLMRTGRAGDALAELDLLEKDYADDLDLLRIRATVLSHMERFKQAEAALNKALKIKPRDSELLYSLAVLYERSGRWRDAVALMEKRLEDNPSDVDAMNFVGYTLADHNARLDRAEELLKRAVELRPYSGHIVDSYGWVLFKLERYDDAITFLKKALELEPSEAVIAEHIGDAYFAKGDKAKAREYWEKALTLNPDLPTSKRLKDKLGG from the coding sequence ATGAAACGATTTTTACCGCTGATGATTGCGTTACTTTTATTAACGAGCGCTTGCGCCGCGACCCAAGTAAAACCCCAAACGACGCCGGATGCCGAACAGCCGAACCTCTCAACGAAAATGCGACTGCTGTACCACATGTCACAGGGTTATCTGGCCCTGGAAGACGGCAACGCGCCCCTCGCCTTCCGCCATTTCGAACAACTGGAAAGCATGGGCGTGGTCGTGCCGGAAGTCTCGTTGATCAAGGCCACGATGCTGATTCAATCCGGGTCGCTGGAACGCGCGATGACGGAAATCGATCACGCGTTGGAGGAAGCGCCCGAAGATACGAACCTGCTGCTACTCAAGGCAGGGATGCTGGCCGCGACGAGCGAAAACGAGAAAGCCATCGAGGTGTACGAAAAAGTACTCGACCTCGAACCTGACAACGAAATGGCCGCCGTGTTCCTATCCGCTCTTTATGAGGAAATGAATCGGCTTAATAAGGCCAAACGCACGCTGGTGAAATTCACCAAAAAGAACCTTAATGCCGCACATGCCTTCTTTTCGCTGGGGCGGATGGAATTGGACGACGACAACTTCGCCGCAGCCAAAGCGGCCTTTGTTCGCACGACGGAACTCGCCCCGGAAAACGCCAAGGCGTGGGTGGGTGTGGGCTTTTCCTGCGAAGGCTTAGGTGAGCGCGAACAAGCGATTCACGCTTACAAGCAAGCCGTCGAACTCGACCCAAGCAATCGTCTGCTGCGCCGCCAACTCATCAGCCTGCATTTGCGGGAACACGATCCTGATGCGGCCATGGCCGAAACGCGCCGGCTGGAATTGCTCGGCGGCGCGTCGGAAACGCGTGTGACGATGGCCGTCGTGCTCTATCACCAAGGTCAGACGGCCGAAGCGCTGGCCGAACTGAACCTGGTACTCAGCCAAAGTCCCGATAACTACCAAGCATGCTATCTCGCGGGCATCTGCATGGCGCGCTTGAATCGCATTGACGAGGCCATCGCGCAGTACCGAAAAATACCGACCGAGAGCGCCTACTTCCTCGATTCGCGTCTGAACCTCGCAACCCTGCTGATGCGCACCGGTCGCGCCGGTGACGCGCTGGCCGAATTGGACCTCCTCGAAAAGGATTACGCGGACGACCTGGACCTACTGCGCATCCGCGCCACGGTCCTCTCGCACATGGAGCGTTTCAAGCAGGCCGAGGCAGCATTGAACAAAGCGCTGAAAATCAAACCACGCGACTCCGAACTGCTCTATTCGCTCGCCGTGCTCTACGAACGCTCGGGGCGTTGGCGCGATGCCGTCGCGCTCATGGAAAAGCGGCTTGAAGACAACCCCAGCGACGTGGACGCCATGAATTTCGTGGGCTACACCCTCGCCGACCACAATGCGCGCCTGGACCGGGCTGAGGAACTGCTTAAACGAGCGGTCGAGTTGCGCCCCTACAGCGGGCACATCGTCGACAGTTACGGATGGGTGCTTTTCAAGCTGGAACGTTACGACGACGCGATCACGTTCTTGAAAAAAGCGTTGGAACTGGAACCTTCCGAAGCGGTGATCGCCGAGCATATCGGTGACGCCTACTTCGCCAAAGGCGACAAGGCCAAGGCGCGGGAGTACTGGGAAAAGGCCCTGACACTCAACCCCGATCTGCCGACGTCAAAACGTCTCAAGGACAAGTTAGGTGGCTAG